From the genome of Phreatobacter cathodiphilus, one region includes:
- a CDS encoding hydroxypyruvate isomerase family protein — protein sequence MPRFSANLGFLWQGMPLLDQIEAAAKAGFRAVEMHWPYDTDPQAVRAACERLGLTMLGVNTVKGDTAKGENGLGALPGREAEFQAAIDQAIAWQVAAGGKAIHAMAGMVKPSDRPAATGVLVENLSIAADKAAAHGITLLLEPLSPRAAPGYFYSTLRGAGEIIARVGKPNVKIMFDVFHVGCAEGDVLTNLSTWWPHIGHVQIAAVPSRAEPDEGEIHFPSIFKALDEKGYAGWVGAEYRPRGDTDAGLAWVKALGVSLG from the coding sequence ATGCCGCGCTTTTCCGCCAATCTCGGCTTCCTGTGGCAGGGCATGCCGCTTCTCGACCAGATCGAGGCCGCCGCGAAGGCGGGCTTCCGCGCCGTGGAGATGCACTGGCCCTACGACACCGACCCGCAAGCGGTGCGGGCCGCCTGCGAGCGCCTCGGGCTCACCATGCTCGGCGTCAACACCGTGAAGGGCGACACGGCGAAGGGCGAGAACGGCCTCGGCGCCCTGCCCGGCCGCGAGGCGGAATTCCAGGCCGCCATCGACCAGGCCATCGCCTGGCAGGTCGCCGCCGGCGGCAAGGCGATCCACGCCATGGCCGGCATGGTGAAGCCGTCCGACCGGCCCGCGGCCACCGGCGTGCTCGTCGAGAACCTGTCCATCGCCGCCGACAAGGCCGCCGCCCACGGCATCACCCTGCTGCTCGAGCCGCTGAGCCCGCGCGCCGCGCCCGGCTATTTCTATTCCACGCTGCGCGGCGCCGGCGAAATCATCGCCCGGGTCGGCAAGCCCAACGTCAAGATCATGTTCGACGTCTTCCACGTCGGTTGCGCCGAGGGCGACGTGCTGACCAACCTCTCCACCTGGTGGCCCCATATCGGCCACGTCCAGATCGCCGCCGTGCCCAGCCGCGCCGAGCCGGACGAGGGCGAGATCCACTTCCCCTCGATCTTCAAAGCCCTGGACGAGAAGGGCTATGCCGGCTGGGTCGGGGCGGAGTACCGGCCCCGCGGCGACACCGACGCCGGGCTCGCCTGGGTGAAGGCTCTCGGCGTGAGCCTCGGCTGA
- a CDS encoding indolepyruvate ferredoxin oxidoreductase family protein, which produces MAKVPPASADLANSIRFDDVSLDDKYDLAKERVFLTGVQALVRLTLMQKERDRRAGLNTAGFVSGYRGSPLGGLDQAFFKAQRNLLASDVIFTPGLNEDLAATAVWGTQQAEMRGEGRFDGVFGVWYGKGPGVDRSGDVFRHANLAGTSPHGGVLALMGDDHTAESSTVAHQSEFHFVDVMMPILNPAGAQEILDYGLYGWAMSRYAGVWTALKCMKDTVESTGVVDGAVDRINIVLPGDEDFVMPPGGVSIRPNDDRHEQEMRLHMYKRAAALAFIKANKLNRIITSGGRQPKIGIITTGKSYLDVRQAFDELGIDEVKANDLGIRLFKIACPWPLDPAELRAFVTGLDLVVVVEEKRSLIEVQVREELYGHAHQPIVIGKKDEKGEWLFPVHGALDSNDVAICIGERVLKHVGHNEQVAANVARLKGAQEVLKTTPIIATRIPYFCSGCPHNTSTVVPEGMRAYAGIGCHYMALWMDRNTEGFTQMGGEGANWVGEAPFSKRGHVFQNLGDGTYNHSGSLAIRFAVASKVNITYKILFNDAVAMTGGQRHEGGLTMPMIAAQMRAEGVERIAIVTDEPGKYAGHGVAFPTGTSIDHRDDLDQIQRELSAVPGVSVLIYDQTCAAEKRRRRKRGTYPDPVKRVIINEAVCEGCGDCGVVSNCVSVQPLETEFGRKRTIDQSSCNKDFSCVKGFCPSFVTVHGAEPKKGQAMAVEADISSLPDPVLPTIEHTYNVLIEGVGGTGIVTVGAILGMACHLEKKGVGLIDMAGLAQKGGEVFSHMRIARVPEDIHSIRVHAGSADLVLSGDIVIAGGKKSLAGMKKTTKVVVNTVESLPGQFTRDANFSLPSERLKRAIISHASRETTHLVDAQRLATALMGNSIATNLFLVGYAFQIGGLPLTAAAIERAIELNGEAVKMNITAFRWGRLCAHDRAAVEALVAPVTAPSGVEKLSSSLEEIIARRVDQLTRYQNAAYAARYQGIVDTVRRAEAEKAPGKQGLTEAVARYLYKLMAYKDEYEVARLYTDGNFLKQVAKTFDGKDLTFEFHLAPPLLAKADPQTGVPRKMSFGPWMMTAYRVLASLKGLRGTAFDVFGYTHERRTERQLIKDYEALVAEIVAKLTPDNHALAVGLAAIPEKIRGFGHVKARHLDVAKKEEAALLADFRAGPKPEVKLAAE; this is translated from the coding sequence ATGGCGAAGGTTCCCCCCGCATCCGCCGATCTCGCCAATTCCATCCGTTTCGACGACGTCTCGCTCGACGACAAATACGATCTCGCCAAGGAGCGCGTGTTCCTGACCGGCGTCCAGGCGCTCGTCCGCCTGACGTTGATGCAGAAGGAGCGCGACCGCCGCGCCGGGCTCAACACCGCCGGCTTCGTCTCCGGCTATCGCGGCTCGCCCCTCGGCGGCCTCGACCAGGCCTTCTTCAAGGCCCAGCGCAACCTCCTCGCCAGTGACGTGATCTTCACGCCCGGCCTCAACGAGGATCTCGCCGCCACCGCCGTCTGGGGCACCCAGCAGGCCGAGATGCGCGGCGAAGGCAGGTTCGACGGCGTCTTCGGCGTCTGGTACGGCAAGGGCCCGGGCGTCGACCGCTCGGGCGACGTCTTCCGCCACGCCAATCTCGCGGGCACCTCGCCGCACGGCGGCGTCCTCGCCCTCATGGGCGACGACCACACGGCGGAATCCTCCACCGTCGCCCACCAGTCGGAATTCCACTTCGTCGACGTGATGATGCCGATCCTGAACCCCGCCGGGGCGCAGGAGATCCTCGACTACGGCCTCTACGGCTGGGCGATGTCGCGCTATGCCGGCGTGTGGACGGCGCTGAAATGCATGAAGGACACGGTGGAATCCACCGGCGTCGTCGACGGTGCGGTCGACCGCATCAACATCGTCCTGCCCGGCGACGAGGACTTCGTCATGCCGCCCGGCGGCGTCTCCATCCGGCCGAACGACGACCGGCACGAGCAGGAGATGCGCCTGCACATGTACAAGCGGGCCGCCGCCCTCGCCTTCATCAAGGCGAACAAGCTGAACCGGATCATCACCTCCGGCGGCCGCCAGCCGAAGATCGGCATCATCACCACCGGCAAGAGCTATCTCGACGTCCGCCAGGCCTTCGACGAGCTCGGCATCGACGAGGTGAAAGCCAACGATCTCGGCATCCGCCTGTTCAAGATCGCCTGCCCCTGGCCGCTCGACCCGGCGGAGCTGCGCGCCTTCGTCACCGGTCTCGACCTCGTCGTCGTCGTCGAGGAGAAGCGCTCGCTCATCGAGGTGCAGGTCCGCGAGGAGCTCTACGGCCACGCCCACCAGCCCATCGTCATCGGCAAGAAGGACGAGAAGGGCGAGTGGCTCTTCCCCGTCCACGGGGCGCTCGATTCCAACGACGTCGCCATCTGCATCGGCGAGCGCGTTCTGAAGCATGTCGGCCACAACGAGCAGGTCGCCGCCAACGTCGCCCGCCTGAAGGGCGCCCAGGAGGTGCTGAAGACCACGCCGATCATCGCCACGCGCATTCCCTATTTCTGCTCGGGCTGCCCGCACAACACCTCGACCGTCGTGCCGGAGGGCATGCGCGCCTATGCCGGCATCGGCTGCCACTACATGGCGCTGTGGATGGACCGGAACACGGAGGGCTTCACCCAGATGGGCGGCGAAGGCGCCAACTGGGTCGGCGAGGCGCCGTTCTCGAAGCGCGGCCACGTCTTCCAGAACCTCGGCGACGGCACCTACAACCACTCGGGCTCGCTGGCGATCCGCTTCGCCGTCGCCTCGAAGGTCAACATCACCTACAAGATCCTCTTCAACGACGCGGTCGCCATGACCGGGGGCCAGCGCCACGAGGGCGGCCTCACCATGCCGATGATCGCCGCGCAGATGCGCGCCGAGGGCGTCGAGCGCATCGCCATCGTCACCGACGAGCCCGGCAAATATGCCGGCCACGGCGTCGCCTTCCCGACCGGCACCTCCATCGACCACCGCGACGACCTCGACCAGATCCAGCGCGAGCTGTCGGCGGTGCCGGGCGTCTCCGTGCTCATTTACGACCAGACCTGCGCCGCCGAGAAGCGCCGCCGCCGCAAGCGCGGCACTTATCCCGACCCGGTCAAGCGGGTCATCATCAACGAAGCCGTCTGCGAGGGCTGCGGCGATTGCGGTGTCGTCTCCAACTGCGTTTCCGTGCAGCCTCTGGAGACCGAGTTCGGCCGCAAGCGCACCATCGACCAGTCGTCCTGCAACAAGGACTTCTCCTGCGTGAAGGGCTTCTGCCCGAGCTTCGTCACCGTCCACGGCGCCGAGCCGAAGAAGGGCCAGGCCATGGCGGTGGAGGCCGACATCTCAAGCCTTCCCGACCCGGTGCTGCCCACCATCGAGCACACCTACAACGTGCTGATCGAGGGCGTCGGCGGCACGGGCATCGTCACCGTCGGCGCCATTCTCGGCATGGCCTGCCACCTCGAGAAGAAGGGCGTCGGCCTCATCGACATGGCCGGCCTCGCCCAGAAGGGCGGCGAGGTCTTCTCCCACATGCGCATCGCCCGCGTGCCGGAGGACATCCATTCCATCCGCGTCCATGCCGGCTCGGCCGACCTCGTCCTCTCCGGCGACATCGTCATCGCCGGCGGCAAGAAATCCCTCGCCGGCATGAAGAAGACCACCAAGGTCGTGGTGAACACGGTGGAGAGCCTGCCGGGCCAGTTCACCCGCGACGCCAATTTCTCCCTGCCCTCGGAGCGGCTGAAGCGGGCCATCATCTCCCACGCCAGCCGCGAGACCACCCATCTCGTGGACGCCCAGCGGCTCGCCACGGCGCTGATGGGCAATTCCATCGCCACCAACCTCTTCCTCGTCGGCTACGCCTTCCAGATCGGCGGCCTGCCGCTCACCGCCGCCGCCATCGAGCGGGCGATCGAGCTCAACGGCGAGGCGGTGAAGATGAACATCACCGCTTTCCGCTGGGGCCGGCTCTGCGCCCACGACCGCGCCGCGGTCGAGGCTCTCGTCGCGCCGGTGACGGCGCCGAGCGGGGTGGAGAAGCTGTCCTCCTCGCTGGAGGAGATCATCGCCCGCCGGGTCGACCAGCTCACCCGCTACCAGAACGCCGCCTATGCGGCGCGCTACCAGGGCATCGTCGACACCGTCCGCAGGGCGGAGGCGGAGAAGGCGCCGGGCAAGCAGGGCCTCACCGAGGCGGTGGCGCGTTATCTCTACAAGCTGATGGCCTACAAGGACGAGTACGAGGTCGCCCGGCTCTACACGGATGGCAATTTCCTGAAGCAGGTGGCCAAGACCTTCGACGGCAAGGACCTGACCTTCGAATTCCACCTGGCGCCGCCGCTGCTCGCCAAGGCCGATCCGCAGACCGGCGTTCCGCGCAAGATGAGCTTCGGTCCCTGGATGATGACCGCCTACCGCGTCCTCGCCTCGCTCAAGGGCCTGCGCGGCACCGCCTTCGACGTCTTCGGCTACACCCACGAACGGCGCACCGAGCGGCAGCTGATCAAGGACTACGAGGCGCTGGTCGCCGAGATCGTCGCCAAGCTGACGCCCGACAACCACGCTCTCGCGGTCGGTCTCGCCGCGATCCCGGAGAAGATCCGCGGCTTCGGCCATGTGAAGGCGCGCCATCTCGATGTGGCCAAGAAGGAAGAGGCAGCGCTCCTCGCCGACTTCCGCGCCGGTCCGAAGCCGGAGGTCAAGCTCGCGGCGGAGTGA
- the otnC gene encoding 3-oxo-tetronate 4-phosphate decarboxylase: MSGEEKKAREGLVRWGKSLFDRGLTPGSSGNLSVRLDDGYLFTPTNSCLGFLDADRLSKLDGEGRLVAGDPPTKELPLHFAFYQARPLARAVVHLHSTHATALSCLADTDPDDAIPPITPYVVMRVGKVPIVPYTRPGSADVAPLIRDKAPDHPAILLGNHGPVVAGASLEAAVFAMEELEETARLVLLTRGMKVRHLASQEIADLEATFKLRG; the protein is encoded by the coding sequence ATGAGCGGCGAGGAGAAGAAGGCCCGCGAGGGGCTGGTCCGCTGGGGAAAGTCCCTGTTCGACCGCGGCCTGACGCCGGGCTCATCCGGCAATCTCAGCGTCCGGCTCGACGACGGCTATCTCTTCACGCCGACCAATTCCTGCCTCGGCTTCCTCGACGCCGACCGCCTGTCGAAACTCGACGGCGAGGGCCGGCTCGTCGCCGGCGACCCGCCCACCAAGGAACTGCCGCTGCACTTCGCCTTCTATCAGGCGCGACCCTTGGCCCGCGCGGTGGTGCACCTCCACTCCACCCACGCCACCGCCCTCTCCTGCCTCGCCGACACCGATCCGGACGACGCCATCCCGCCGATCACCCCCTATGTGGTCATGCGCGTCGGCAAGGTGCCGATCGTGCCCTATACGCGGCCCGGCTCGGCCGACGTCGCCCCTCTGATCCGCGACAAGGCGCCGGACCATCCGGCCATCCTCCTCGGCAACCACGGACCCGTCGTCGCCGGGGCGAGCCTGGAGGCGGCCGTCTTCGCCATGGAGGAACTGGAGGAGACGGCGCGCCTCGTCCTCCTCACCCGCGGCATGAAGGTCCGCCACCTCGCATCACAAGAGATCGCCGACCTCGAGGCGACGTTCAAACTCAGGGGATAG
- a CDS encoding serine hydrolase domain-containing protein: MTSTFTPSPVASGWETAAPAELGFDPAKLKAATAFAEQAESPWPMSLYYPDGRYVGIVEWNETGPWSAIVGPVIPRGKPAGVVVRGGKVAATWGEVARVDMTFSIAKSYLAVLAGIASDDGLIAIDDPVSKTVDDPHFSGERNARITWRHLLHQSSEWEGVIFDKSDQVDHNRQIGAGADNSRKGEKRALKAPGTHYEYNDVRVNVLSYALLRRFGRALPEVLKERIMDPIGASDTWKWHGYETSWVEIGGRKVQSVPGGAHWGGGIFISALDHARLGMLIGRNGAWNGRQLLSKGWIADMLTPSPTNPDYGYLWWLNRGRSRFSNASEGSVFALGAGSNIIWVDPENDMVVVARWMDQTKFNAFFGHVMAART, from the coding sequence ATGACCTCGACCTTCACCCCCTCGCCCGTCGCCTCCGGCTGGGAGACCGCAGCCCCCGCCGAACTCGGCTTCGATCCGGCGAAGCTGAAGGCCGCCACCGCCTTCGCCGAACAGGCCGAGAGCCCCTGGCCGATGAGCCTCTACTATCCCGACGGCCGCTATGTCGGCATCGTCGAGTGGAACGAGACGGGCCCCTGGAGCGCCATCGTCGGGCCGGTGATCCCGCGCGGCAAGCCGGCTGGCGTCGTGGTCCGCGGCGGCAAGGTGGCGGCGACCTGGGGCGAGGTGGCCCGCGTCGACATGACCTTCTCCATCGCTAAGAGCTATCTCGCCGTCCTCGCCGGCATCGCCTCCGACGACGGCCTCATCGCCATCGACGATCCCGTCTCGAAGACCGTGGACGACCCGCATTTCTCCGGCGAGCGCAATGCCCGCATCACCTGGCGCCACCTCCTCCACCAGTCCAGCGAATGGGAGGGGGTGATCTTCGACAAGTCCGACCAGGTCGACCACAACCGCCAGATCGGCGCCGGTGCCGACAACAGCCGCAAGGGCGAGAAGCGCGCCCTGAAGGCGCCCGGCACCCACTACGAATACAACGACGTGCGGGTGAACGTGCTCTCCTACGCCCTGCTGCGCCGCTTCGGCCGCGCCCTGCCGGAGGTGCTGAAGGAGCGGATCATGGACCCGATCGGCGCCTCCGACACCTGGAAGTGGCACGGCTACGAGACCTCCTGGGTCGAGATCGGCGGCCGCAAGGTGCAGTCGGTGCCTGGCGGCGCCCACTGGGGCGGCGGCATCTTCATCTCCGCCCTCGACCATGCCCGCCTCGGGATGCTGATCGGCCGCAACGGCGCGTGGAACGGCCGCCAGCTCCTGTCGAAGGGCTGGATCGCCGACATGCTGACCCCCTCCCCCACCAATCCGGACTACGGCTACCTCTGGTGGCTGAACCGCGGGCGCAGCCGATTCTCCAACGCCTCGGAGGGAAGCGTCTTCGCGCTCGGTGCCGGCTCCAACATCATCTGGGTCGATCCGGAAAACGACATGGTGGTGGTCGCGCGCTGGATGGATCAGACGAAGTTCAACGCCTTCTTCGGCCACGTGATGGCGGCGCGCACCTGA
- a CDS encoding GNAT family N-acetyltransferase: MSAPEFGFAVDTTPAPRPTHVVLEGRHCRLRPLDPARDTDGLYALSHGPEAAWQWAYLFSGPYADKADFAAHVAKIAAGTTDPVYWAIADRDDRAIGWLSLMRIDTTHRVIEVGSILYTPALQRTPAATEAQFLLMRHVFETLGYRRYEWKCNDLNAPSKKAAVRFGFTFEGLFRQHMIAKGANRDTAWYSMLDCEWPQRRLAFTRWLSPDNFDAEGRQKVSLAVMNATRAEEGGLALRRATLRDVPAITALKEAAYLPNETTTGSVSFPRMVDYAESIATQEIWVAEDGDGLSACAVIEMGEEPVIVSLAVHPRHHGKRYGAAILNFSERRLRDLGASFITLYTNSRLTQRIEWYARQGFARTFVKEMEDRKVQYMRKDYA; the protein is encoded by the coding sequence TTGAGTGCCCCTGAATTCGGCTTCGCCGTCGACACGACGCCGGCGCCCCGCCCGACCCATGTCGTCCTCGAAGGGCGCCATTGCCGCCTCCGGCCGCTCGACCCGGCCCGCGACACGGACGGCCTCTACGCCCTGTCCCATGGACCCGAGGCCGCCTGGCAGTGGGCCTATCTCTTTTCCGGCCCCTATGCGGACAAGGCGGACTTCGCCGCCCATGTGGCGAAGATTGCCGCCGGCACCACGGACCCGGTCTACTGGGCCATCGCCGACAGGGACGACCGCGCCATCGGCTGGCTGTCGCTGATGCGTATCGATACGACCCACCGGGTCATCGAGGTCGGCTCGATCCTCTACACGCCGGCCCTGCAGCGCACTCCGGCGGCGACGGAGGCGCAGTTCCTGCTGATGCGCCACGTCTTCGAGACGCTCGGCTACCGCCGCTACGAGTGGAAGTGCAACGACCTCAACGCCCCCTCCAAGAAGGCGGCGGTGCGCTTCGGCTTCACCTTCGAGGGCCTGTTCCGCCAGCACATGATCGCCAAGGGCGCCAACCGCGACACCGCCTGGTATTCCATGCTCGACTGCGAATGGCCGCAGCGGCGCCTCGCCTTCACGCGCTGGCTCTCCCCCGACAATTTCGACGCCGAGGGCCGGCAGAAGGTGAGCCTCGCGGTGATGAACGCGACGCGGGCAGAGGAGGGCGGCCTCGCGCTGCGCCGCGCGACCCTGCGGGACGTGCCGGCGATCACCGCCCTGAAGGAAGCGGCCTATCTGCCGAACGAGACAACGACCGGCAGTGTCTCGTTTCCGCGCATGGTGGACTATGCCGAATCCATCGCGACACAGGAAATCTGGGTGGCGGAGGACGGCGACGGGCTTTCAGCCTGTGCCGTGATCGAGATGGGGGAGGAGCCTGTGATCGTCTCTCTGGCGGTTCATCCCCGTCATCACGGGAAGCGTTACGGCGCCGCCATCCTGAACTTTTCCGAGCGTCGCCTGCGGGACCTCGGCGCTTCGTTCATCACGCTCTACACCAATTCCAGGCTGACACAGCGGATCGAATGGTATGCGCGCCAAGGCTTCGCGCGCACCTTCGTGAAGGAGATGGAGGACCGCAAGGTCCAGTATATGCGGAAGGACTACGCCTGA
- a CDS encoding IlvD/Edd family dehydratase, giving the protein MARRKMKPQNLRSRQWFDNPDNPGMTAIYLERTVNWGLTVEELRSGKPIIGIAQTGSDISPCNRHHIELAQRVRDGIRDAGGIPLEFPVHQIQETLKRPTAALDRNLQYLSLVEILYGYPMDGVVLMTGCDKTMPAMVMGAATVNIPAIVLSGGPMLNGWWNGKRAGSGTVVWEARKLQADGTITYEEFIDVVTKSAPSIGHCNTMGTASTMNGLAEALGMSLPSCAAIPAPYRERGQISYATGRRIVEMVWEDLKPSDILTRQAFENCIVANSAIGGSTNAPIHINAIAKHIGVKLDIDDWEKVGHEVPLLVNMQPAGAYLGEEYFRAGGLPAVMNQLLKAGRIHGDAITANGKTMAENVQNAVITDEDVIRPYDKPLVKDAGFIVLKGNLFDSAIMKTSVISADFRKRYLSNPKDPDAFEGRAIVFDGPEDYHHRIDDPSLAIDETCVLFVRGVGPLGYPGSAEVVNMQPPAALLKKGIRDLPCIGDGRQSGTSGSPSILNASPEAGANGGLAVLKTGDRVRIDLRKRSANILISEEDYAARMAELKANGGYKVPKSQTPWQEIQRSMVSQLADGMVLKPAVKYQKIAQKRGIPRDNH; this is encoded by the coding sequence ATGGCCCGCCGGAAGATGAAGCCCCAGAACCTGCGTTCGCGGCAGTGGTTCGACAATCCGGACAATCCGGGCATGACCGCGATCTATCTGGAGCGGACGGTCAACTGGGGCCTGACGGTGGAGGAGCTGCGCTCCGGCAAGCCGATCATCGGCATCGCCCAGACCGGGTCCGACATCTCGCCCTGCAACCGCCATCACATCGAACTCGCCCAGCGCGTGCGCGACGGCATCCGCGACGCCGGCGGCATTCCGCTGGAGTTCCCCGTCCACCAGATCCAGGAGACGCTGAAGCGTCCGACGGCGGCCCTCGACCGCAACCTGCAATACCTGTCGCTGGTGGAGATCCTCTACGGCTATCCGATGGACGGCGTCGTGCTGATGACCGGCTGCGACAAGACCATGCCGGCGATGGTCATGGGCGCCGCGACGGTGAACATCCCCGCCATCGTGCTCTCCGGCGGGCCGATGCTCAACGGCTGGTGGAACGGCAAGCGCGCCGGCTCGGGCACCGTCGTCTGGGAGGCACGCAAGCTGCAGGCCGACGGCACGATCACCTACGAGGAGTTCATCGACGTCGTCACCAAGTCGGCGCCCTCCATCGGCCACTGCAACACCATGGGCACCGCCTCGACGATGAACGGCCTCGCCGAGGCGCTGGGCATGTCGCTGCCCTCCTGCGCGGCCATCCCCGCGCCCTATCGCGAGCGCGGCCAGATCTCCTACGCGACCGGGCGGCGAATCGTGGAGATGGTGTGGGAGGACCTCAAGCCCTCCGACATCCTCACCCGCCAGGCCTTCGAGAACTGCATCGTGGCCAATTCCGCCATCGGCGGCTCGACCAACGCGCCCATCCACATCAACGCCATCGCCAAACATATCGGCGTGAAGCTGGACATCGACGACTGGGAGAAGGTCGGCCACGAGGTGCCGCTGCTGGTCAACATGCAGCCGGCGGGCGCCTATCTCGGCGAGGAGTACTTCCGGGCCGGCGGCCTGCCCGCGGTGATGAACCAGCTCCTGAAGGCCGGCCGGATCCATGGCGACGCCATCACCGCCAACGGCAAGACCATGGCCGAGAACGTCCAGAATGCCGTCATCACCGACGAGGACGTCATCCGCCCCTACGACAAGCCGCTGGTCAAGGATGCCGGCTTCATCGTGCTGAAGGGCAATCTGTTCGACAGCGCCATCATGAAGACGAGCGTCATCTCCGCCGACTTCCGCAAGCGCTATCTGTCGAACCCGAAGGACCCTGACGCCTTCGAGGGCCGCGCCATCGTCTTCGACGGGCCGGAGGACTATCACCACCGCATCGACGATCCTTCGCTCGCCATCGACGAGACCTGCGTGCTCTTCGTGCGCGGCGTCGGCCCGCTCGGCTATCCCGGCTCGGCGGAGGTGGTGAACATGCAGCCGCCGGCGGCCCTCCTGAAGAAGGGCATCCGCGACCTGCCCTGCATCGGCGACGGCCGCCAGTCCGGCACGTCGGGCTCGCCCTCCATCCTCAACGCCTCGCCGGAGGCGGGCGCCAATGGCGGGCTCGCCGTGTTGAAGACGGGAGACAGGGTGCGCATCGACCTGAGGAAGCGCTCGGCGAACATTCTCATTTCCGAGGAGGACTACGCGGCGCGCATGGCGGAGCTGAAGGCGAACGGCGGCTACAAGGTGCCCAAGAGCCAGACGCCGTGGCAGGAGATCCAGCGCTCGATGGTGAGCCAGCTCGCCGACGGCATGGTGCTGAAGCCGGCGGTGAAATACCAGAAGATCGCGCAGAAGCGGGGCATTCCGCGGGACAACCACTGA
- a CDS encoding isocitrate lyase/PEP mutase family protein has product MDPSPQRAAFRRLHESGCFVIPNPWDIGTAMMLKHLGFKALATTSSGFSFSRGLPDTDWAVPRDMALAHIAEIVRATDLPVNADFESGYARDPEGVAESCRLCAATGVAGLSIEDHGDTAEEVIYPFALAVDRIRAAAEALKGTGVLLTARCEAHLFGLPGAQATVLKRLVAYAEAGADVLYAPGLRTAEQIREVVAAVAPKPVNLLISAPVGLSVADAAALGVRRISVGSALARAAWGGFLQAARQIAGEGSFDALATAEPFGALNSFFRTHHPKA; this is encoded by the coding sequence ATGGACCCATCGCCGCAACGCGCCGCCTTCCGCCGCCTGCACGAGAGCGGCTGCTTCGTCATTCCCAATCCCTGGGACATCGGCACGGCGATGATGCTGAAGCATCTCGGGTTCAAGGCGCTCGCCACGACGTCGTCCGGTTTTTCCTTCTCGCGCGGCCTGCCCGACACCGACTGGGCGGTGCCGCGCGACATGGCGCTCGCCCATATCGCCGAGATCGTGCGGGCGACGGACCTGCCGGTGAACGCCGATTTCGAATCGGGCTATGCGCGCGATCCCGAAGGGGTCGCCGAGAGCTGCCGGCTGTGCGCCGCGACGGGTGTCGCCGGCCTCTCCATCGAGGACCATGGCGATACGGCGGAGGAGGTGATCTATCCCTTCGCGCTCGCGGTGGACCGCATCCGCGCCGCCGCCGAGGCGCTGAAGGGCACCGGCGTGCTGCTGACGGCCCGCTGCGAGGCGCATCTCTTCGGACTGCCCGGTGCGCAGGCGACGGTGCTGAAGCGGCTCGTCGCCTATGCGGAGGCGGGTGCCGACGTGCTCTATGCGCCGGGCCTGAGAACGGCGGAGCAGATCCGCGAGGTGGTGGCGGCGGTGGCGCCGAAGCCTGTCAATCTGCTGATCTCCGCGCCCGTCGGCCTCAGCGTGGCGGATGCCGCGGCGCTCGGCGTCCGCCGCATCTCGGTCGGCTCGGCGCTGGCGCGGGCCGCCTGGGGCGGCTTCCTGCAGGCTGCCCGCCAGATCGCCGGCGAGGGCAGCTTCGACGCGCTCGCGACCGCCGAGCCCTTCGGGGCGCTCAACAGCTTCTTCCGCACCCATCATCCCAAGGCCTGA